A region of the bacterium genome:
TTATCCTCCGTTTCACGTCATGCTTGCCATTGATGGAAACCCGATTCTCGATTCCGTCATCGTGGATGGTCAGCCCGGACAATTCTTCACGTGGTTTACCGAACCGATTGAGATGACTGCGGCGGGCAACTTCAATTTGCAGTTGATGATTGATCCGGGTCAGGAAGTTGCCGAGTCGAACGAAAACAACAACACAGCCGTCTATCCGTTCTCCGTTCAAGAGCCTAATGTTCGTCCGGTCTTCGAGTGGCTCGCTCCGGGTCCGCTCTCTCCGACGGGCGACACATTGTTCGCTTATGGACAGGGCACGCTGCGCTGGAGCCTGCAGGATCCGGATGACGACGCAACGGTTTCCATTTATGCGGATACCGATGCGAACGGATGTCTCGGGCCGCTGATTCCGGGCGGGTCAAACCGTCCTGAAGTTGGTGTGGATTCGCTGGTGTGGAACGTGAGCGGAATGATTGCCGGCTCGGTGCGCTGGCCGTTCGCGCAGGTGAGCGACCCGACGCATTCTGATTGTTACTATGCACCGTATCCCCTCGTGGTGCGCAGCCTTTCAACGGGAGAAGAAGTTCTCGTCCCGTTGTTGTTCCAGCTTGCGCAGAACTATCCGAATCCCTTCAACCCGAGCACGCAGATTGAATTTGCCATCACGCGCGGCGGCCACACGAGCTTGACGGTCTATGACATCACGGGCCGCGAAGTCGCCACCCTGATTGACAACGACTTGACACCCGGCATCTATCAGGCCAACTTTGACGCCGGTCCCGACCTGACCTCCGGTGTGTATATCTATCGTCTCGATGCGCCCGAAGGCAGCCTGACGCGCAAGATGATTCTGATGAAGTAGGCTTGTCGTCTTTAGACGTGCAAAGCGCCGCGAAGTTTCGCGGCGCTTTCATTTGGAACATCTTCGTGCGATGTTGCTACGGGTCTACGCGCACCATGAACACCGGAATATCCACACGGTGCCGCACGCGGGTGGCGGTCGCGCCGAGCAGGAGGTCTTTCAGTGCGCGGTGGCCGTGCGTTCCGATGATGAGCAGTTCCGCCTGCTCTTCCTTGAGCAGCCGCACGATTTCGTCCGGCGGATTGCCGTAACCCATCACCGGCTTCGCACTGATTCCGCGCTGCGCGAGTTCAACTTTCAGGTGTTCGAGATACGCTTCGTCGGCAAGCACTTCACGGTCTTCTGCTTTCTCACTCCAGACACGCGGCGCCATCGTGTCGGCGACGTGCACGAGCAGAAGTTCCGCGCCGCTGTCTTTGGCCATTGCCATCGCACGTGCCACGAGCACACGGTCGCTCTCTGTTGCTTCCAACGCCACAGCGATACGCTGGTAACGTGCGTGTTCAGGCTCCGGCAGTTCAAACGCCGGTGCGACAGCATCCACGTGCAACATCCGCTTGAACAGCGGCATAGTCACCAGATACAGCAGCAAAGCACCAAGTCCCACCGCAATCGCCAGCACCAGCACGTGCGTCCACTGCAGTCCTTCGGGCGACGCCGCAATCCAATCTCTCAGCACACCGGTCACCAGCCAGACATTCAAACTGATAATCACGGTCGCCGCACTCCACGCGAGTATCTTCACCCACAGCTTGCTCGCGAAATCGCCCATTAACCTGCGGTCGCTCGTGAATTGAATCAGCGGCACAACCGCAAACGGCAATTGCATCGAGAGCACGACCTGCGAAAGAATCAGAAGCTGATAGCTTCCCGAGTCTCCCATTATCCAGATAGTCACTGCGGCGGGAATAATCGCCAGCGAACGCGTGATCATTCTGCGCAGCCATGGCCGGATGCGCAGATTGATGAATCCTTCCATAACCACCTGTCCGGCGAGCGTTCCGGTGAGTGTGGAGCTTTGGCCGCTCGCGAGTAGGGCAATCGCGAATGCGGTGCTGGCGACTTTTGCTCCAAGCAAAGGCGCGAGCAGTTCGTGTGCCTGCTGAATTTCGGTCACTTCAATGCCGTTTTCGTAGAACACCGCCGCCGCCAGCACGAGAATCGCCGCATTCACGAAGAACGCCGCGTTCAGCGCAACCACCGAGTCAATCAGATTATATTTGCAGGCCTGCCGCACGTTCGCAATGCTGCCGCCGACCGCGCGCGTTTGCACAAGGGCGGAATGCAGATACAGATTGTGGGGCATGACCGTCGCGCCGAGAATACCGATGGCTACATACAGGCTCTCGTGTGTGATGCTCGGTACGAAGCCGGAGACGATGCCCGCGACATCCGGTTTGGCCAGAACCATCTCCAATAGAAAACAGATGCCGATAGTCGCAACCAGCGTCAGGATAAACGCTTCGACTTTGCGAATCCCGAGATGCTGAAAGTAGAGCAACAGAAAAACATCAACGGCGGTAATCAATACTCCCCATAAGAGCGGAATACCGAACAGGAGATGCAATCCGATAGCTGAGCCGATGACTTCGGCTAAGTCGCAGGCGATGATTGCAATTTCGCAGACAACCCACAACACAAAGCCGACCGGCTTTGAATAGCCTTCGCGGCAGGCGCGCGCAAGGTCACGGCCCGTGACGATCCCCAGCCGTGCGGACAGGGCTTGAAGCAGCACGGCCATCAGATTGCTCATCAGCAGCACCCAGATCAGCGCGTAGCCGAAGCGCGAACCACCTTCAAGGTCAGTGGCCCAGTTGCCCGGGTCCATATAGCCGACGCTGACGAGATAGGCTGGTCCCGC
Encoded here:
- a CDS encoding T9SS type A sorting domain-containing protein, producing the protein MNSHHKHFSVPLLGALALALLLCWPFVRESRQTTAEACWNNVLIECFDSTRAAWPWAKPYGANPVRRWRISPALPQLTWGLQDRFYSLGLQSFCNDEQAIWVLGGPGTEDPNFDDYPANLNTYVTYGPINLSTATEARVQFALYFRNAMDIGDTICWGADSVFTLATTHIWLDSTLAHEEAGWRNFTMDLKDLYRNNATRDSVSALGRTDVYVYWWFRSNSNQQRGRGAFLDDVIIAWDNGQIDMLAGSLNILNPDSLTYPTVIEVGDSVVFQYSFRLCDGGVLYYPPFHVMLAIDGNPILDSVIVDGQPGQFFTWFTEPIEMTAAGNFNLQLMIDPGQEVAESNENNNTAVYPFSVQEPNVRPVFEWLAPGPLSPTGDTLFAYGQGTLRWSLQDPDDDATVSIYADTDANGCLGPLIPGGSNRPEVGVDSLVWNVSGMIAGSVRWPFAQVSDPTHSDCYYAPYPLVVRSLSTGEEVLVPLLFQLAQNYPNPFNPSTQIEFAITRGGHTSLTVYDITGREVATLIDNDLTPGIYQANFDAGPDLTSGVYIYRLDAPEGSLTRKMILMK
- a CDS encoding Nramp family divalent metal transporter — translated: MGRHTKQPAPELVSLSEVHRSVTIPEKTSILRRLFAFAGPAYLVSVGYMDPGNWATDLEGGSRFGYALIWVLLMSNLMAVLLQALSARLGIVTGRDLARACREGYSKPVGFVLWVVCEIAIIACDLAEVIGSAIGLHLLFGIPLLWGVLITAVDVFLLLYFQHLGIRKVEAFILTLVATIGICFLLEMVLAKPDVAGIVSGFVPSITHESLYVAIGILGATVMPHNLYLHSALVQTRAVGGSIANVRQACKYNLIDSVVALNAAFFVNAAILVLAAAVFYENGIEVTEIQQAHELLAPLLGAKVASTAFAIALLASGQSSTLTGTLAGQVVMEGFINLRIRPWLRRMITRSLAIIPAAVTIWIMGDSGSYQLLILSQVVLSMQLPFAVVPLIQFTSDRRLMGDFASKLWVKILAWSAATVIISLNVWLVTGVLRDWIAASPEGLQWTHVLVLAIAVGLGALLLYLVTMPLFKRMLHVDAVAPAFELPEPEHARYQRIAVALEATESDRVLVARAMAMAKDSGAELLLVHVADTMAPRVWSEKAEDREVLADEAYLEHLKVELAQRGISAKPVMGYGNPPDEIVRLLKEEQAELLIIGTHGHRALKDLLLGATATRVRHRVDIPVFMVRVDP